From Plasmodium brasilianum strain Bolivian I chromosome 7, whole genome shotgun sequence, the proteins below share one genomic window:
- a CDS encoding glideosome-associated protein 50, which translates to MNFCKTVFNVFFVLFFISSYTVKCQLRFASLGDWGKESKSQLLNAKYLKQYIKNERVTFIVSPGSNFLDGVRGMNDPAWKSLYEDVYAEEKGDMYMPFFTVLGTRDWAGNYNAQVLKGQGIYVQKEGETTIEREEDKTDYPKWIMPNYWYHYFTHFTVSSGPSIVKTGHKDMAAAFLFIDTWILSGNFPYRNIHEKAWEDLKLQLNVAKKIADFIIVVGDQPIYSSGLSRGNSYLAYYLLPLLKDAQVDLYIAGHDNNMEVIEDNSMAHITCGSGAISNGKSALKSSKSLFFSSDIGFCIHELTYNGILTKFVSSKTGDVIYTHKVDIKKKKTLDKVNSLQYFASLPKVQLTDVPASGPMGNKDTFVRIVGTIGILIGSVIVFMGVSSFLSKSMK; encoded by the coding sequence atgaatttttgtaaaacagtgttcaatgttttttttgtcttgTTTTTTATAAGCAGTTATACAGTAAAATGTCAGCTGCGATTTGCATCCTTGGGGGATTGGGGAAAAGAATCAAAATCTCAACTATTAAATGCGAAATATTtgaaacaatatataaaaaatgaaagagtAACATTTATTGTAAGTCCAGGGTCTAATTTCTTGGACGGAGTAAGAGGAATGAATGATCCAGCATGGAAAAGTTTATATGAAGATGTATATGCAGAAGAAAAAGGAGATATGTATATGCCATTTTTCACAGTTTTAGGGACCCGAGATTGGGCAGGTAATTATAATGCACAAGTATTAAAAGGTCAAGGAATTTATGTACAAAAAGAAGGAGAAACAACTATTGAAAGAGAAGAAGATAAAACAGATTATCCTAAATGGATAATGCCGAATTATTGGTATCATTATTTTACGCATTTTACTGTTTCAAGTGGACCATCTATTGTTAAAACTGGTCATAAAGACATGGCCGCTGCTTTTCTATTTATTGATACATGGATATTATCAGGAAATTTTCCATATAGAAATATTCATGAAAAAGCATGGGAAGatttaaaattacaattaAATGTTGCCAAAAAAATAGCTGATTTTATAATTGTGGTAGGAGATCAACCTATATATTCATCAGGTTTATCAAGAGGAAATTCTTATTTagcatattatttattacccTTATTAAAAGATGCACAAGTAGACTTATATATAGCTGGAcatgataataatatggaGGTTATTGAAGACAATAGTATGGCTCATATAACATGTGGATCTGGTGCTATTTCTAATGGTAAATCTGCCTTAAAATCTTCCAAgtctcttttttttagtaGTGATATAGGTTTTTGTATACATGAATTAACATATAATGGTATTCTTACTAAATTTGTAAGTAGCAAAACAGGAGACGTTATTTATACGCATAAAGtcgatataaaaaaaaaaaaaactttggATAAGGTTAACTCCTTACAATATTTTGCATCCTTGCCAAAGGTACAGCTAACTGATGTTCCTGCTAGTGGACCTATGGGAAATAAAGACACATTTGTCAGAATTGTTGGAACGATTGGTATACTCATTGGTTCAGTAATTGTTTTTATGGGTGTATCgtcttttttatcaaaaagtATGAAATAA